In Dyadobacter sp. NIV53, a single window of DNA contains:
- a CDS encoding MnmC family methyltransferase, which yields MPEFLKIHTSSWGADHQFSEFFSFQKEKAEFEKYTTDQVFDVIFYDAFDPKSQPELWTEEIFSKIAAQTCHEGALVTYSSKGIVKRALRAAGFEVKRYPGPGMKTHVLRAIKIK from the coding sequence ATGCCTGAATTTTTAAAAATACATACATCTTCCTGGGGAGCTGACCATCAGTTTTCAGAATTTTTTTCCTTTCAGAAAGAAAAAGCAGAATTTGAAAAATATACAACTGATCAGGTTTTTGATGTGATTTTTTATGATGCTTTTGACCCGAAATCACAACCGGAACTTTGGACAGAAGAAATTTTCTCTAAAATTGCGGCGCAAACATGTCACGAAGGGGCCTTAGTTACGTATTCTTCCAAAGGAATTGTAAAACGGGCTTTGAGAGCTGCGGGTTTTGAAGTAAAGAGGTATCCGGGACCAGGCATGAAAACCCATGTTTTAAGAGCCATAAAAATTAAATAA
- the tpiA gene encoding triose-phosphate isomerase, whose amino-acid sequence MRKKIVAGNWKMNKLIDEAVALTSELVNMANDEVQSDVKVILCPPAIYLTTISKYIESAPNFSLAAQNCSDKASGAFTGEISAAMLKSIGVEYVLIGHSERRQYFNETNALLAEKVNIALENGISPIFCCGESLDQRQNEDFIGFVKNQISESLFHLSADQLLSVVIAYEPIWAIGTGLTASAEQAQDMHAALRSHLAGKYGSAIAEEISILYGGSVTAASAEELFASPDIDGGLVGGASLKSREFTNIIKAR is encoded by the coding sequence ATGCGCAAAAAAATAGTTGCCGGTAATTGGAAGATGAATAAGCTTATAGATGAAGCAGTTGCGCTTACATCTGAGCTTGTAAATATGGCAAATGATGAAGTACAAAGTGATGTAAAAGTGATCCTTTGCCCACCAGCAATTTACCTTACCACAATCAGCAAATACATTGAAAGTGCCCCTAATTTCTCATTAGCGGCACAAAACTGTTCAGATAAAGCATCGGGAGCTTTCACTGGTGAAATATCAGCGGCTATGCTGAAATCTATCGGTGTAGAATATGTGCTGATCGGACACAGTGAGCGCCGTCAGTATTTTAATGAGACCAATGCACTTTTGGCAGAAAAGGTAAACATTGCACTTGAAAATGGTATATCTCCGATCTTCTGCTGTGGGGAGTCTCTGGATCAAAGACAAAATGAGGACTTTATAGGATTTGTGAAAAATCAGATTTCAGAAAGTCTTTTCCACCTTTCAGCAGACCAGTTACTATCTGTTGTCATTGCTTACGAACCGATATGGGCAATTGGTACGGGCCTTACAGCCAGCGCTGAACAGGCTCAGGATATGCATGCAGCTTTGCGTTCTCATTTGGCTGGAAAATATGGCAGCGCAATTGCAGAGGAAATTTCTATTTTGTACGGCGGAAGTGTAACAGCTGCAAGCGCAGAAGAACTTTTCGCCTCGCCTGATATTGATGGAGGACTTGTAGGAGGCGCTTCTCTAAAATCGCGTGAGTTTACCAATATTATCAAAGCGAGATAG
- a CDS encoding SNF2-related protein: MENEKKEKLSNFLIKRAEKDVLSRGRSIYSSGGFKVSKLEYHGSGNAEFKVKSDYSTQYYQIQIKDFLTPQISTNCTCPYNYGGLCKHRVAAILYILDKMPSIQQVIYQMQKTIVDLQEIRDQSLRNLVLDETWRNKATIINVDIISAKEGDAECIVHDNNADFIVQFSRIKNTKQLSTSCSCDQKLWVPLCEHKLAALLKLRDELGERAFEVMRDLSVEKSNLLAEYGYALTDDTKTKFDFKLDEDGALQLVKLDAAIQKIGAFQDWPGLRARILPVQNISYQVATSEGSKDEEDRISVFVFWPKGKDHLMDFGFGAFSAKYNTKTQKITSIRNVAGGSSHYYSPDEIPVLTEAEVRLVRIARHLEDGLQKFIRKQGWSYNAYLHFSDVSQEQQHESRNYVGKQINQIFTDLDEDWLYISESDYITNNNQLTKVHLQREPVKLFFVLTEDNEFVTLNPYVEIKKGSPLDLQKVATFDSFWLGLYNEILFRWAGISDAEMVAYLRQNGFKIRVRKEYSEQFLTDWVIPVTEQFDVIFQTRHAVQSRALELKKTRIYLKEDDSNLLIVPMYVYEGDEEASETEMIHDQRRTKASFEESKITMLERDVTGENEFWKWLESLHPDFTHQAGNPFFYVPFDHVMKEGWLFKFVEAVEGKQYELLGFKDLKKMRFNPNRGKFHVKASSGIDWFDMQVEITFGDQKVSLADAKKALLKKQNYVQLKDGSLGMLPDEWISKLEPLLKFGRVDGDQIHLSKIHFSLIDELVSEADNEEVFRELWEKKQKLLNFKQIPNVPLPENINATLRHYQAEGYKWINFLDEFGWGGCLADDMGLGKTLQMLTFVQQQKNQNPARTNLVVVPTTLIFNWQAESAKFTPDLKLYVHRGMTRRKDIEFFQEYDIILTTYGTMRSDVELLREFNFHYVILDEAQAIKNPDSLTSKACRILRANNRLTMTGTPVENNTFDLYSQFDFLNPGMLGHADFFRTEYATPIDKYQDKEKAEELRKLVYPFMLKRTKEEVATDLPDKTETILFCEMGKKQRKVYDTFREKYRLEIAEKLATEGLNKSSFLILEALLKLRQICDSPSILSGDEDYGNESTKLEEIIREIEENASNHKILIFSQFLGMLDLIRQHLDKIRIPYEYLDGQTVDRAGRVNRFQSDNTCRVFLMSLKAGGVGLNLTEADYVYLVDPWWNPAVERQAIDRTHRIGQTRKVFAYKMICKDTIEEKIILLQQRKQDLAEDLVGGESGFIKKLSQEDIMGLFS; the protein is encoded by the coding sequence ATGGAAAACGAAAAGAAGGAGAAATTATCAAACTTCTTGATTAAACGGGCGGAAAAGGATGTGTTGTCACGAGGGCGTTCCATTTATAGCAGTGGTGGCTTCAAAGTATCAAAACTGGAATATCATGGTTCTGGTAATGCTGAGTTCAAAGTAAAGAGTGATTACTCCACACAGTATTATCAGATTCAGATCAAGGATTTTCTTACACCTCAAATCAGCACAAACTGTACGTGTCCATATAATTACGGGGGGCTTTGTAAGCACAGAGTTGCTGCAATTTTGTATATTCTGGATAAAATGCCCAGCATTCAGCAGGTCATTTATCAAATGCAAAAGACAATCGTTGATTTGCAGGAAATCAGAGACCAGTCATTAAGGAACCTGGTGCTTGACGAAACCTGGAGAAACAAGGCGACCATTATAAATGTTGACATTATTTCAGCAAAAGAAGGCGATGCCGAATGTATTGTTCATGATAACAATGCAGATTTCATAGTTCAGTTTAGCCGGATAAAAAATACAAAGCAGCTTTCTACTTCCTGTTCCTGCGACCAAAAGCTTTGGGTGCCGCTGTGCGAACATAAACTTGCTGCATTATTAAAACTTCGAGATGAGCTTGGAGAGCGTGCATTTGAAGTAATGCGTGACCTTTCCGTAGAAAAAAGCAATTTACTTGCAGAATACGGTTACGCTCTTACAGACGATACCAAAACCAAATTTGATTTCAAACTGGATGAAGATGGCGCATTACAGCTCGTAAAACTTGATGCTGCTATTCAAAAAATCGGGGCTTTTCAGGATTGGCCCGGATTAAGGGCCAGGATTTTGCCGGTTCAAAATATTTCATACCAGGTTGCTACATCGGAAGGAAGCAAGGATGAAGAAGACCGGATTTCAGTTTTTGTATTCTGGCCAAAAGGCAAGGATCATCTGATGGATTTCGGTTTTGGTGCATTTTCAGCCAAATACAATACTAAAACCCAAAAAATTACGAGCATTCGTAACGTAGCGGGTGGGTCGAGCCATTACTATTCTCCTGACGAAATTCCTGTATTGACCGAAGCAGAAGTCCGCCTGGTAAGAATCGCGCGGCATTTGGAAGATGGTTTGCAGAAATTTATCCGGAAGCAGGGATGGTCCTACAATGCTTACCTGCATTTCAGTGATGTCAGCCAGGAGCAACAGCATGAATCCAGGAATTATGTCGGAAAACAAATCAATCAGATCTTTACCGATTTGGATGAAGACTGGCTTTATATCTCTGAAAGTGACTACATTACTAATAATAACCAGTTAACCAAAGTTCATCTTCAGCGCGAGCCGGTTAAGTTGTTTTTCGTTTTAACAGAGGATAATGAGTTCGTAACACTTAATCCATATGTTGAAATAAAGAAGGGCAGTCCGCTTGATTTGCAGAAAGTAGCAACTTTTGATAGTTTCTGGCTTGGTTTATATAATGAGATTTTATTCAGGTGGGCAGGAATAAGTGATGCCGAAATGGTAGCTTATTTACGTCAGAACGGATTTAAAATTCGTGTGCGAAAAGAATATTCTGAACAATTTCTTACGGACTGGGTAATACCGGTTACTGAGCAGTTTGATGTTATTTTCCAAACCAGGCATGCTGTTCAGTCACGTGCACTGGAACTGAAGAAAACGAGGATTTATCTCAAAGAAGACGATTCGAACCTGTTGATCGTACCTATGTATGTGTATGAAGGTGATGAGGAAGCGTCGGAAACTGAAATGATCCATGACCAGCGACGTACAAAAGCCAGTTTTGAAGAGAGTAAAATCACGATGCTGGAACGCGATGTGACCGGCGAAAATGAATTTTGGAAATGGCTGGAATCCCTTCATCCTGACTTTACACATCAGGCAGGAAATCCTTTCTTTTATGTTCCTTTCGACCATGTGATGAAAGAAGGATGGCTGTTCAAATTTGTAGAAGCTGTTGAAGGAAAACAATATGAATTGCTTGGTTTCAAGGATTTGAAAAAAATGAGATTTAACCCTAACCGGGGGAAATTTCATGTAAAAGCATCTTCCGGTATTGACTGGTTCGATATGCAGGTGGAAATCACTTTTGGAGATCAGAAAGTATCTCTGGCCGATGCGAAAAAGGCGTTATTGAAAAAGCAGAATTACGTTCAGCTTAAAGATGGTTCATTAGGTATGTTGCCGGATGAGTGGATCAGTAAGTTAGAGCCACTTTTAAAATTCGGACGTGTTGATGGTGACCAGATCCACCTGTCTAAAATTCATTTCTCACTTATCGACGAATTAGTTTCTGAGGCAGATAATGAAGAGGTTTTCAGGGAATTATGGGAGAAAAAGCAAAAACTTTTAAACTTCAAACAAATTCCTAACGTACCGCTTCCTGAAAATATCAATGCTACTTTAAGACATTATCAGGCGGAAGGATACAAATGGATCAATTTCCTTGATGAATTTGGATGGGGTGGATGTCTGGCTGATGATATGGGTTTAGGAAAAACCCTCCAGATGCTGACTTTCGTTCAGCAGCAGAAAAATCAGAATCCGGCACGTACGAATCTTGTCGTAGTTCCTACAACGCTGATTTTCAACTGGCAGGCAGAATCAGCAAAATTTACTCCTGATCTGAAATTGTATGTTCACCGCGGTATGACGCGAAGAAAGGACATAGAGTTTTTTCAGGAATACGATATTATCCTGACTACGTATGGTACAATGCGTAGTGATGTGGAGCTTTTGAGGGAATTTAATTTTCACTATGTTATTCTGGATGAAGCGCAGGCAATCAAAAATCCGGATTCCCTTACTTCAAAAGCATGCCGGATTCTTCGCGCCAACAACAGGCTTACCATGACGGGTACGCCGGTGGAAAACAATACTTTCGATCTTTACTCGCAGTTTGACTTCCTGAATCCGGGAATGTTAGGGCATGCTGATTTTTTTCGTACCGAATATGCTACTCCGATTGATAAATACCAGGATAAGGAAAAAGCAGAAGAACTGAGAAAACTGGTTTATCCTTTCATGCTTAAAAGGACTAAGGAAGAAGTTGCCACTGATTTGCCGGACAAAACAGAAACGATCCTGTTTTGTGAAATGGGTAAAAAGCAGCGGAAGGTTTATGATACTTTCAGGGAGAAATACCGGTTGGAAATTGCTGAAAAACTGGCAACAGAAGGCCTGAATAAAAGCAGTTTCCTAATATTGGAAGCATTGTTAAAACTGCGCCAGATATGCGATTCTCCATCTATATTATCAGGAGACGAAGATTATGGCAATGAATCTACCAAGCTTGAAGAAATTATCAGGGAAATTGAAGAAAATGCCTCTAATCATAAAATTCTGATTTTTAGTCAGTTCCTTGGGATGTTGGATCTGATCAGGCAGCATTTGGATAAAATACGTATTCCTTACGAATACCTCGACGGGCAGACTGTGGACAGAGCTGGCCGGGTTAATCGTTTTCAGAGTGATAATACGTGCCGGGTGTTTTTAATGAGTTTAAAAGCAGGAGGTGTTGGCTTAAACTTGACAGAGGCGGACTATGTATATCTTGTTGATCCATGGTGGAATCCTGCTGTTGAGCGTCAGGCTATTGACCGTACGCACCGTATCGGACAAACGCGGAAAGTATTTGCATATAAAATGATCTGTAAGGATACGATCGAGGAAAAAATAATATTGTTACAGCAGCGCAAGCAAGATCTGGCGGAGGATTTGGTAGGGGGAGAATCAGGCTTTATCAAGAAACTGAGCCAGGAAGATATTATGGGGCTGTTCAGCTAA
- a CDS encoding 5-formyltetrahydrofolate cyclo-ligase, with the protein MDKASLRREFLQKRLDLTQNEVEIKSLLIAEKTSDFLKNKSFQTIHTFLPQLNKNEIDTRKIISRLKLSFPHIVVVLPYIIPSTREMNHFIFTEETSLVENKWGIPEPDPALSKLIRPEEIDIVLIPLLAFDQSGYRAGYGGGYYDRFLAQCKTETLKVGLSFFEPVKSIEDIDKYDIRMDACILPSGVYEW; encoded by the coding sequence ATGGATAAGGCTTCTTTACGAAGGGAATTTCTTCAAAAAAGATTAGATTTAACACAAAATGAAGTCGAAATAAAGAGTCTGCTGATTGCAGAAAAAACATCAGATTTCCTGAAAAACAAAAGTTTTCAAACGATACATACTTTCCTGCCGCAACTTAATAAAAATGAAATTGACACACGAAAAATCATTTCCAGGCTAAAATTGTCTTTTCCTCATATAGTGGTTGTCTTGCCTTACATCATTCCGTCAACGCGCGAAATGAACCATTTTATTTTCACTGAAGAAACTTCACTCGTAGAAAACAAATGGGGGATTCCAGAACCTGATCCTGCCCTGTCTAAGCTGATACGGCCCGAAGAAATTGATATTGTATTAATCCCTTTGCTCGCTTTTGATCAATCCGGTTATCGCGCAGGTTACGGAGGCGGATATTATGATCGTTTTTTGGCCCAGTGCAAAACTGAAACCCTGAAAGTTGGCCTTTCTTTTTTTGAACCTGTAAAATCAATTGAAGATATTGACAAGTATGATATCAGAATGGATGCCTGTATTCTGCCGTCTGGCGTATATGAATGGTAG
- a CDS encoding NADP-dependent isocitrate dehydrogenase — protein sequence MSKIKVANPVVELDGDEMTRIIWKFIKEKLILPYLDVDIKYYDLGVEYRDETNDQVTIDAANAIKEYGVGIKCATITPDEDRVKEFNLKQMWKSPNGTIRNILDGTVFREPIVMSNVPRLVTNWTAPIIVGRHAFGDQYKATDFVVPGKGKLTIKFEGEDGQVIEHEVYEYKGPGVAMAMYNIDESIRGFARACFNVALGKGWPLYLSTKNTILKKYDGRFKDIFQEVYDAEYTGQVHYEHRLIDDMVASALKWEGNFVWACKNYDGDVQSDTVAQGFGSLGLMTSVLVTPDGKTMEAEAAHGTVTRHYREYQKGNPTSTNPIASIFAWTRGLEFRGKLDGNQPLIDFCLALEKVCIETVESGKMTKDLAVCIHGNKVNHGEHYLYTEEFLEAINTNLQAALA from the coding sequence ATGAGCAAAATTAAAGTTGCAAATCCCGTAGTAGAGCTTGACGGAGATGAGATGACCCGCATCATCTGGAAGTTTATTAAAGAAAAACTTATTTTACCATATCTGGACGTAGATATTAAGTATTACGATTTAGGTGTTGAATATCGTGATGAAACCAACGATCAGGTAACTATTGATGCTGCTAATGCAATCAAGGAATACGGTGTAGGTATCAAATGTGCTACTATCACACCTGACGAAGATCGCGTTAAAGAATTCAATCTGAAACAAATGTGGAAATCTCCGAACGGAACGATCCGTAATATTTTGGATGGTACTGTTTTCCGCGAACCGATTGTAATGAGCAATGTGCCACGTCTGGTAACAAACTGGACTGCACCTATCATTGTAGGACGTCACGCATTTGGAGATCAATATAAAGCAACTGATTTCGTCGTACCTGGAAAAGGTAAGCTGACCATCAAATTCGAAGGTGAAGACGGACAGGTTATTGAACACGAAGTATACGAGTACAAAGGTCCTGGCGTAGCTATGGCGATGTACAATATTGATGAGTCGATCCGTGGATTTGCGCGTGCATGTTTCAATGTTGCTCTGGGTAAAGGATGGCCATTATATCTTTCTACAAAAAATACGATTCTGAAGAAATACGATGGCCGTTTCAAAGATATTTTCCAGGAAGTGTATGATGCTGAATACACTGGCCAGGTTCATTACGAGCACCGTCTGATCGACGATATGGTTGCTTCTGCCCTGAAATGGGAAGGTAACTTTGTTTGGGCATGTAAAAACTACGATGGTGACGTTCAGTCCGATACTGTTGCACAAGGATTTGGATCATTGGGTCTGATGACTTCTGTACTGGTAACTCCTGATGGAAAAACAATGGAAGCTGAGGCCGCTCACGGTACAGTAACCCGCCATTACCGCGAATACCAAAAAGGAAACCCAACTTCTACAAACCCGATCGCTTCTATCTTCGCTTGGACACGTGGATTGGAATTCCGTGGCAAACTGGACGGTAACCAGCCATTGATCGATTTCTGTCTTGCTCTTGAAAAAGTTTGTATTGAAACGGTTGAAAGCGGCAAAATGACAAAAGATTTAGCTGTTTGTATTCATGGCAACAAAGTGAATCACGGAGAGCATTATTTATATACTGAAGAGTTCCTGGAAGCTATTAATACCAATTTACAGGCTGCTCTGGCATAA
- a CDS encoding NUDIX hydrolase, which translates to MKVRPSAIILKDESVLTLRYCYGNIDIYALPGGNPDPGENLSEALIRELNEELGITAEVNKMVLCGEVIWSEIKKETLHTIFITKILAGIPELNPEHTIALEIVWLPFAVLSDTLLYPNVGKYLLTCLNDKPEPVHIGVIDQPYIH; encoded by the coding sequence ATGAAAGTACGCCCATCTGCAATTATATTGAAAGACGAGTCGGTGCTGACTCTGCGTTATTGTTATGGAAATATTGATATATATGCATTGCCCGGCGGCAATCCCGATCCGGGTGAAAACCTGAGCGAAGCACTTATTCGTGAGCTGAATGAAGAACTGGGAATAACTGCTGAAGTAAATAAAATGGTACTTTGCGGGGAAGTGATCTGGAGTGAGATAAAAAAAGAAACACTTCATACTATATTTATTACAAAAATTTTAGCCGGTATTCCTGAACTGAATCCGGAACATACTATAGCATTGGAAATCGTCTGGCTGCCGTTTGCAGTGCTCAGTGACACATTACTTTATCCCAACGTTGGCAAATATCTGCTAACCTGCCTGAATGACAAGCCCGAACCTGTACACATAGGTGTAATTGACCAGCCATATATCCACTAG
- a CDS encoding aspartyl protease family protein has protein sequence MKRSVWFILTIIFFVNTQSIAKSDDVPEVSEEKYGYFLDKNHKTARIPFELHSNLILLYVKINDTDSLRFILDTGVSSIIITDPYVLKPDKLRLTRKVNLMGAGEGSSISAHVAIDNRFSMGRLKANHQNIVVLEQDFLKLSEYVGVPVHGIFGYEIFNNFVVTIDFSRKELVLMSPDKYHYKTRKGDKHPITIEDTKPFTNAVTLFADGREHPIRVLIDTGAGHALLLNNTQKESFRLPEKVIRAQLGRGLNGVINGNLGRIDRLKLGRYELDNIVASFPDSIGFGSKLHGKTDRQGNIGCELLRRFKVTMNYQERYMVLKPVKSRLREKFEHDMSGMEIRAEGKDLHSYFINHVVESSPAASAGLMEGDQLLFIDNRSASELNVSDIYKLMQRGDGRNIDLLVKRKGDIFFSRLTLKRMI, from the coding sequence ATGAAAAGGTCTGTGTGGTTCATATTGACAATCATATTCTTTGTTAATACACAATCTATCGCCAAGTCGGATGATGTTCCGGAAGTTTCAGAAGAAAAGTATGGTTACTTTCTGGATAAAAATCATAAAACTGCACGTATACCGTTTGAGCTGCACTCGAATCTTATACTTTTATATGTAAAGATAAATGATACTGATTCTCTGCGTTTTATACTGGATACAGGTGTTAGTTCCATTATTATTACGGATCCGTATGTTCTGAAACCGGATAAACTCCGCCTGACGCGTAAAGTAAATCTGATGGGTGCAGGTGAAGGAAGTTCAATTTCAGCGCATGTTGCTATTGACAACCGGTTTTCGATGGGCAGGCTCAAAGCCAATCATCAGAATATAGTAGTGCTGGAACAGGATTTTCTCAAGCTTTCTGAGTATGTTGGCGTACCGGTTCATGGGATTTTTGGTTATGAGATATTTAATAATTTCGTAGTAACCATTGATTTTTCCAGAAAAGAGCTGGTTCTGATGAGCCCCGACAAGTACCATTATAAGACCCGCAAAGGCGATAAGCACCCAATAACTATTGAAGATACCAAACCGTTTACAAACGCCGTAACTTTATTCGCAGACGGCCGTGAGCATCCTATCAGGGTTTTGATTGATACCGGTGCCGGTCATGCATTGCTTTTAAACAACACCCAGAAAGAAAGTTTCAGGTTACCGGAAAAGGTTATCAGGGCACAGTTGGGAAGAGGTTTGAATGGGGTAATCAACGGGAATTTGGGCAGAATTGACCGTTTAAAACTCGGCCGTTATGAATTGGATAACATCGTAGCGTCATTTCCGGACAGCATTGGTTTCGGGTCCAAACTTCATGGCAAGACAGACCGTCAGGGAAATATCGGATGTGAGCTTCTCCGTCGTTTTAAGGTAACAATGAACTATCAGGAACGGTACATGGTACTAAAACCTGTTAAAAGCCGTTTACGTGAAAAATTTGAACATGATATGAGCGGTATGGAAATAAGAGCAGAGGGAAAAGACCTTCATTCTTATTTTATCAATCATGTGGTTGAGAGTTCTCCTGCGGCATCAGCAGGTTTGATGGAAGGTGACCAGTTGTTGTTCATTGATAACCGTTCCGCTTCCGAATTGAACGTAAGCGATATATACAAATTGATGCAGCGGGGTGATGGTAGAAATATTGATCTACTGGTAAAACGGAAAGGGGACATTTTTTTCAGCCGCCTTACCCTCAAACGAATGATTTAA
- the lpcA gene encoding D-sedoheptulose 7-phosphate isomerase: MNYQSIINQELHEAQTVLDRFLNDPVQVEKIEAAAELMAQAIIKNGKIISCGNGGSHCDAMHFAEELTGRYRDNRRALPAIAISDVSHMSCVSNDYGYEFVFSRYTEALGQPGDVLLGLSTSGNSQNIILAAEAAKAKGMKVIILSGKDGGKLAGAADIEIRVDHFGYADRIQEIHIKVIHIMILLIEKMVVKD; the protein is encoded by the coding sequence ATGAATTATCAAAGTATAATTAATCAGGAGTTACACGAAGCACAAACTGTTTTGGATCGTTTTTTGAATGATCCTGTTCAGGTTGAAAAGATAGAAGCAGCTGCGGAATTGATGGCACAAGCTATTATAAAAAATGGTAAAATCATTTCCTGTGGTAATGGAGGGTCACATTGTGATGCCATGCATTTTGCGGAGGAGCTTACCGGCAGATACCGGGATAACCGTCGTGCTTTGCCGGCCATTGCTATTTCTGATGTCAGCCACATGAGTTGTGTGAGTAATGATTACGGTTACGAATTTGTATTTTCCAGGTATACAGAAGCTTTGGGGCAACCGGGAGATGTGTTACTGGGGCTGAGCACAAGCGGGAATTCACAAAACATCATCCTTGCCGCAGAAGCTGCGAAGGCCAAAGGAATGAAAGTTATTATTTTATCAGGGAAAGACGGAGGAAAGCTGGCAGGAGCCGCAGATATTGAAATACGTGTAGATCATTTTGGTTACGCTGACCGGATTCAGGAAATCCACATCAAAGTGATACACATTATGATACTGCTTATTGAAAAAATGGTTGTGAAAGATTGA